Genomic segment of Pseudomonas sp. DY-1:
CAAACCAACATCAGTGCCTATGGCAAGGGTGTGGTGGGCTACCAAACGCCCAACATCGATCGCATCGCCAAGGAAGGCATGATGTTCACCGACTACTATGCGGAGAACAGTTGCACTGCGGGTCGTTCGACCTTCATTACCGGGCAAGCGTCGTTGCGCACGGGCCTTTCCAAGGTCGGCATGCCGGGGGTGCCAGTTGGCCTGCAGGCGAGAGACGTCACCATCGCCCAGGCACTCAAGGCCCATGGCTATGCCACCGGTCAGTTCGGCAAGAACCACCTTGGCGACCGTGACGAATACCTGCCGACCAACCACGGTTTCGATGAGTTCTTCGGCAATCTCTACCACCTCAACGCTGAAGAGGAACCGGAGCGTCCCTACTGGCCGAAGGACGACCCGGCCTTCGTCAAGGCCGCCTCGCCGCGCGGGGTCATCAAGTCGAGCGCCGACGGCAAGGTCGAAGACACCGGTGCGCTGACCAGAAAGCGGATGGAGACCATCGATGACGAAACCACCCAGGCGGCCATCAATTTCATCGACAAGCAGGTCAAGGCCAACAAGCCCTTCTTCGTCTGGATGAACACCACCCGCATGCACGCCTTCACCCACATTCGCGATTCGATGAAGGGGCAGAGCGGGATGGCGGGCAACGATTACGCCGATGGCATGCTCGAGCACGATGGCGACGTAGGCAAGCTGCTCAAGACCCTCGACGACTTGAAGATCACCGACAACACCATCGTCGTCTACACCACCGACAACGGACCGAACCAGTGGTCCTGGCCGGATGCGGCGACCACGCCATTCCGCAACGAGAAAAACTCGAACTGGGAAGGCGCGTTCCGGGTGCCGGCGATCATCCGTTGGCCGGGCAAGGTCAAACCCGACACCATCTCCACCCAGATGTTCTCCGGTCTCGACTGGTTCCCAACCCTGCTTGCCGCAGTGGGTGACGCGGACATCAAGGAGCGCCTGCTGAAAGGCACCGACCTTGGCGGCAAGACCTTCAAGGTGCATCTGGACGGTTACAACCAACTGGATTACCTGACCGGGAAAACCGACAAGAGCGCACGAAACGAGTTCTACTACTTCAACGATGACGGTGAACTCGTATCGATGCGCTTCGAGAACTGGAAGATCGTCTGGTGCGAACAGCGTGCACCGGGCGGTCTGCAGGTCTGGAGCGAGCCCTTTACCTGCCTGCGGGTGCCCAAGCTGTTCAACCTGCGGATGGATCCCTACGAGCGGGCCGACATCGTCTCCGACCAGTACTACGACTGGCTGACCAAGAACGATTACCTGATCTTCCAGGGGACGCAAAAGGCTGCGGCATTCCTGCAGACCTTCGTCGATTACCCGCCGAGCCAGCGGCCGGCGAGCTTCAGCATCGACCAGATCCGCGAGAACGTGGACAAGAAAATCGAAGAGAAAATGAAACAGCAGTAGCAGGGCCCGGTGCCCGCCCGCTGGCGGGCACCTTCCTTTCAACTACCTTTTGCGGGTTGCCCAATCCGATAAGGCCAGTCGATGTCCTCAGCCGCGAGTTCGTCCCGTGCGCGTTCCCGAGCCACGGCGCGTGAAGATGCCCGCAAACGGCTCCCCTTGCAGATACTGATTCCCGCAGCGCTGCTGTTCATCTCTGGTGGAGCTGCCCTGGTCTACCAGGTGCTTTGGGTCAAGCAGCTTTCCCTGGTGGTGGGGGTGGAGGTCTACGCCGTCACCACCGGTATCAGTGCGTTCTTCGCCGGACTCGCCCTCGGAGGGCTGGTATTCGGTCGCTGGGCCGATCGCCTGCGCCGTCCCGTGCGGCTCTACGCGTTGCTGGAACTCGCCGTGGCCGTGCTTGGGGTCGGCGCCGCGCTGGCCCTGGCCAACTCGGCCGGGCTGTTCGCGCGATTGGAAGACCGGATCGGCCTGCTGGCCTGGTTGTTACCCTTCCTGCTGGTCGGGCTGCCAGCCTTTCTCATGGGCGGCACGCTTCCAGTGCTGGTCCGCTCCCTGACGCCTGCGGACGGTCAAATGGGCGAAGCCGGTGGGCGGCTTTACGCGGCCAACACAGCTGGCGCGATTGCCGGAACCTTGCTGGCAGCCTTCGTCCTGTTGCCGCAACTGGGAGTTACCGGCAGCGCGTTCGCGGCAGCTTGCCTCAACCTGGCGGCGGCTGCCGGTGCCTGGCTTTTCCGGCGCAGTGACGATCTCCCGGCGCAGCCGCCCGTATCCGCGCGGATGCCGCGCTCACCAGCGGCGCGCCTCGCTATCGCTCTGTATTGTGTGGCTGGTGGCGTGGCGCTCGGCTACGAAGTGGTCTGGAGCCAGTCCATCGTTCAGTTCATGAGCACACGCACCTTCGCCTTCGCAATGGTGCTTGCTACCTACCTAACCGGTCTCGTGTTGGGTAGCGCCCTGTATGCCCGACGCGCCGACCGGATTCGCGATCCGTGGGGGCTGTTTGGCCTGCTGATCGCCGCTGCCGGCTTGATCGCCTTGCTGCAGGTCGCCGGTTTAGGTCGCTGGTTGGTAATCGCCCAGACCCAGATGGAAATGCTCGTGCTTCAGGTCACCGGCAATGAACTGGCCGGCATGTGCGCGCGCTTTGCCACGGCGGCGTTGAGCATGGTCTTCCTGCCCACCACCTTGCTGGGTGCCGCTTTCCCCTTGGCCCTGCGGCTGGCAGTGGACAGCGGGCACGTCGGTCGCGACGTGGGTGTGGTAGTCGCTCTCAATACACTGGGCGGCATCATCGGCGTCATGCTCACTGGCTTCCTGCTGGTACCCGGCGTGGGCCTGGTGCGTACCTTGGCAGTGCTCGCCGTGCTGGCCGCGCTGGTGGGTTGCATTGCCGCCTGGCGCGGGGCAGAAGTCGGTCCAAGCATGCGTGGGACGATCCTGGCCTTGGCCGTCACGACACTGGCCATCGCCGTGTTGACGCCGCCTCAGCGGCTGGCGGAGCTACTGCCCGGTGCACGCAACGGGCAGATCACGTTCTACGAGGAGGGCAGGGGTGGCACCGTCGCCGTCGTCACCCAGGGACGCCAGGGGCGCGAGTTCAGCCGCCTGTACATCCAGGGCGTGTCCAATACCGGCGACGCCATGCCGTCCTTGCGCTACATGCGTCTGCAAGCGCTGCTTCCGCTGCTGATCCATCGTCAGGAACCGCAGTCGGCGTTGGTCATCGGTTTCGGCACTGGCATCACCGCAGGCGCCATGCTGCGTTACCCCGGCCTGCAACGACCGGTAGTAGCGGAGCTACTGCCCGAGGTGCTGGCGGCCGCGCCACTGTTCAAAGGCAATTTCGACGCCGTGAACGACCCACGTCTGGATATCCGCCTGCGCGATGGCCGCCGCGAACTGCTGCGCAGTGCCGAGCGCTACGACCTGGTCACCCTGGAACCGCCGCCACCCTCGGCAGCCGGGGTGGTTAACCTCTATTCGCGCGACTTCTACCAACTGGCGGCTTCGCGACTCCAGGTCGGCGGCCTTGTCGCACAATGGCTGCCGCTGCCGACCCAGAACGACGAGGACAGCCGCTCCCTGGTACGCAGCTTCCTCGATGTCTTCCCCCATGCGTCGCTGTGGACCACCGAGTTCCACGAGATGCTGCTGATCGGCTCGCTGGAGCCTCAGGAGCTGGATGTTGCGCGAATCCGCCAACGCTTCGAGCAACCCGAAGTCGCCGCGGCACTGGGAGCGGTTGGCGTGGATTCGGCAGCGGCCCTGTTGGCCACCTGGGTAACTGACCGTGACGGTCTGGAACGTTATGCCGGTGATGCGCTTGCGGTCACCGATGATCGTCCACGAATCGAATACGCATCCTGGGTACGCAGCAAGGAGATCACGCGTGTACTGCCGGAGCTGCTGGCCCTGCGCACAACGCCGCCACTGGTGAATGCCGACGCCGGTTTCCGGGGCGCGGTGGACGACCAGTGGCGCTCCCTGGCCCGCTTCTACGCCCTGACGCTGCACGCCTACAACGGCAACCGCCAGGCATGGGCCCGTGAAACCCGCGAGCTGGCCCGCAGCGATGGCAACAACCCCTATTACCGCTGGTTCATCGGTAACGGGCTGTAGGTTCGCGACGGTTTCAAGGGATACCGCCTTTCCCATCCACTAACCTGCGTTGCCCAGGCGCTGCAATGTTGGGTCTCGTTCCTCGGACCAACCTACGGCAGGACCGTGTCCTGCTTGGCGAATGAATTCGCCCCTGCAGGAAAAGCGCTGAGGTCGAACGTTGGCTGCGACTGCACCCTCTCCCTCCGGGAGAGGGTTGGGGTGAGGGGAGCCCGACAGCCGTATCCACCTCGCTTTCCTCTCCGCTGACTTGTAAGGGGTCTGCCAGCCTCCAGTGGGCATTCAGCACCGGGCCGAAGTACACAGGGCAAGCTTCACCCGCAGCCTTGTCGCAGACGGTGATGACGATATCGGGCGGGTTGTCCTCGAAGGCGTCGTTGCCCTTGCTGCGCAAACCATCGATGGCGATTCCGGCCTGTTGCAGCGTGGTGAGACTGCGGGGCAAGACCGCGCCTCTGGGAAAGCTTCCGGCGCTCACGGCTTCGAATCCTTCTGGAGCCAGGTGGTTGAGCATGGCTTCGGAAAGAATGCTGCGGCCGCTGTTGGCTGTGCACATGAACAGGACGCGCATCTTTACCTCTGCCGCCTCCGGACGGACGTCAAAGGCTAAGGCGCAGTGCCAGCGCCGAAAGCGTGATCAAGAGCACCGGCAGGGTCAGCAGAATGCCGACCCTGAAGTAGTAACCCCAGGTGATGCGGATGCCCTTGCGTTCCAGCACATGCAGCCAGAGCAGCGTGGCGAGGCTGCCGATCGGGGTGATCTTGGGACCGAGGTCGCAGCCGATGACATTGGCGTAAACCATGGCATCCCGAACAACGTCCGAGGCGTCGGTCGCCTGAATCGACAAGGCGCCGACCAGCACGGTAGGCATGTTGTTCATCACCGACGACAGTAGTGCCGTCAGCAAGCCGGTACCCAGAGCCGCGCCCCAAACGCCATACCCGGCGAGGGCGTCGAGCGCGGCTGTCAGGTAGTTCGTCAGGCCTGCGTTCTTCAGGCCATAGACCACCAGGTACATGCCCAGGGAGAAGATCACGACCTGCCACGGGGCTTCACGCAGTACGCGTCGGGTGGCGATCACATGGCCGCGCGCGGCCACGGCGAACAACACGGTCGCGCACGCGGCCGCCACGATACTGATCGGAATGCCCAGGGGCTCCAGCGCGAACAGACCGAGCAGCAAGGCCGCCAGAACGCACCAGCCTACCCGGAACGTCGCACGATCACGGATGGCCAGTTGCGGGTCTTTAAGTTGCGCCAGGTCATAGGTAGACGGAATGTCGCGACGGAAGAACAGCAACAGCGCACACAGTGTGGCGGCGACGCTGACCAGGTTGACCGGAACCATCACCGCGGCGTACTCGCTGAATCCCAGATCGAAGTAGTCGGCAGACACAATGTTCACCAGGTTCGACACCACCAGCGGCAGGCTGGCGGTGTCGGCAATGAAGCCCGCTGCCATGACGAATGCCAGGGTAGAGGCCGCTGAAAAGCGCAGCGCCATCAGCATTGAAATCACGATTGGCGTGAGGATGAGCGCCGCACCGTCGTTGGCGAACAGCGCCGAGACGGCTGCCCCCAGCAGCACGGTGAAGGCGAACAGACGCCGACCACTGCCTTTTGCCCAGCGCGCAACATGCAGGGCCGACCATTGGAAGAAACCGGCCTCATCCAGCAGCAGGCTGATGATGATGACGGCAATGAAGGTTGCAGTGGCATTCCAGACGATGTCCCACACGGTCGGTATATCGCCGACGGATACCACTCCGGTGACCAGGGCGAGAAGCGCGCCGAATGATGCGCTCCAACCGACGCCCAGCCCCTTGGGCTGCCAGATCACCAGTGTGATGGTGATGGCAAAGATGACAAACGCAGAAATCACGGAAACTCCTCGGAAACCCTATGTCAGCAGCAGGCTGCGCTGCGAACTGGGCGGTCGCCCATTTGCTGAAGGCGGAAACTGTCCTGCCGAAGCCATACAGCGTTGGCTTCCAGCGTGGTTTGCAGCACGCCATGTGCCCATTCCGGGAGGTCTGGATTGAGCTTGTAGTACACCCATTGCCCTTGGCGGCGATCCAGCAGCAGGCCACATCCGCGCAGTTGGGCGAGGTGACGGGAAATCTTCGGTTGGCCATCGCCCAATGCGCAGACCAACTCGCACACGCACAGCTCCCCCTCCTGAGCAATCAGGAGCGCCGCGCGGGCACGGGTTTCATCGGATAGGCATTTGAAGAGATCGGATGGGGTCAGGGCGCTGAACATCGTTGGGGTCTGAATATACGAAAATTCGAATATACGGAGCGCCATATATAAAGATCAAGCCCTTGCCCGGGTTGGAGGCGCCGTCTCACAGCGATGCGTTCACGCTGAGAACCGGCCCCTCGTATGTCCGGACCGTTACGCCGCCCCGGTGATGCTCAGGATGGAGGCATTCACGCCTTCACCTTGAACGCGAAGGTGACGTTCTCGCCCGCTTCAACACGTTTGAGTTGCTCCTGGCTGGCAGCGAATGCCATCGTCATCGGCGGCCATTTCAGGGTTGGCACGGCCCCATGGGAAATCGTGATTGTGCCCTTGGCTACATCGACTGCCTTGACCGTGCCATTGGCCTCGGCAATTTGTGCCCGCGCCCGGGAGGGCTCGGTTGGCATGCTGTCCATGTTCATACCGGGCATATCGTCTGCGAGAGCGGGTAGGGCCGAAGCAAGGACGAGCGCCGCTGCAGCGCCGAGTGCAGTTCTCATGAAGCTTCTCCAAGGGTGGTTTGCGAAGTGGGGTGGGGTTGTGGGCGACGGCGCATCAGCCAATACGCTGCCGGGATGACGAACAGGGATAGCAGCGGGGCGGTGATCATGCCGCCGACCATGGGCACAGCGATGCGGCTCATCACTTCGCTGCCGGTTCCGCCGCTCCAGAGGATTGGCAGCAGGCCGGCGATGATGACGGCGACGGTCATCGCCTTGGGGCGCACGCGTTGTACTGCGCCTTCCCGAATGGCTCCGCGCAGCGCTTCATTCGTGGAATGTCCGGCCGCCTGTTTGTCAATCCAGGCGTTCTTCAGGTAGAGCACCATGATTACGCCGAACTCGGCAGCCACGCCGGCCAGGGCGATGAAGCCCACTCCTGTGGCAACCGACAGGTTGAAGCCCATCAGGTAGAGGAACCAGACGCCTCCGGTCAACGCGAACGGGAGCGTGGCCATGATCAGCAGGGCCTCATCGACGCGACCGAAGGTGAGGTAGAGCAGAACGAATATGATCGCCAACGTGGCCGGTACCACGAGCTTCAGACGGGCATTGGCCCGTTCCAGGAATTCGAACTGTCCGGAGTAGCTGAGGCTCATGCCGGGCATCAGTCTCACCGAGCCTTCGACCGCCTGGCGCAGGTCGGCCACGACCGAGGCCAGGTCTCGCCCGCGAACGTCGATGTACACCCAGCCCGAGGGACGAGCGTTTTCGCTCTTGAGCATGGGCGGCCCATCGGTGATCCGGATCCGCGCTACTGTCCCGAGCGTGATCTGACCACCCTGTGAGGTGTAGATGGGCAGTTGCTCCAGTGCACCGACCGTGTCCCGCCACTCACGCGGGTAGCGCAGGTTGATGGGATAGCGCGCCAGTCCTTCCACAGTCTCGCCGATGTTCTCGCCACCAATGGCGCCGGCGACGATCGCTTGCACGTCGGCGATGTTCATCCCGTAGCGAGCGGCAGCCTGTCGATCGATATCCACGTCTATGTAGCGACCGCCTGTAAGGCGTTCGGCGAGGGCCGAAGTTACGCCCGGCACCGTTCGGGCTGCACGCTCGACGGCTTGGGTCACCTGGTCGATCTCGGCGAGATTGGTCCCGGCGACCTTAACCCCGATAGGGCTCTTGATACCCGTCGCCAGCATGTCGATTCGATTGCGAATCGGTGGAATCCAGATATTGGTCAGGCCCGGTACCTTGACCACGCGATCAAGCTCTTCCACCAGTTTTTCGCTGGTCATTCCCGCACGCCACTGATCCTTGGGCTTGAAGCGCACCGTGGTCTCGAACATCTCCAACGGCGCAGGGTCGGTGGCCGACTCGGCGCGTCCAGCCTTGCCAGACACACCCTCTACCTCCGGGACGGTCTTGATCAGTCGATCAGTCTGCTGCAACAGCTCCGAGGCTTTCTGCACGGAAAGGCCGGGCAACGCCGAAGGCATGTAGAGCAGGTCACCCTCGTCCAGGGGCGGCAGGAACTCCCCGCCAAGTCGGGAAACTGGCCAAAGCGTCGTCAGGAATGTCAGCAAAGCGATCGCAAGGGTCGTTCTGGGATGCCGCAACACGGCATCCAGGACCGGCTGGTACAGCCGAATCAGCCCACGATTGAGCGGATTGCGCTGCTCGGCTGGTAGCTGCCCACGTATCCAGTAGCCCATCAGCACCGGGATCAGCGTCACCGACAAACCGGCAGCGGCCGCCATCGCGTAGGTCTTGGTAAAGGCCAGTGGGCCGAAGAGGCGACCCTCCTGCGCCTCCAGGCTGAACACTGGAATGAACGACAGGGTGATGATCATCAGGCTGAAGAACAACGCCGGGCCAACCTCGACCGCTGCATCGGTCATAACTCGCCAGTGCTGGTCTGCGCGCAAGGTTTCGTGGGGATGGCTGGCGTTCCAGGCTTCTATGCGCTTGTGGGCGTTCTCGATCATCACGACGGCGGCGTCGACCATGGCGCCTATCGCAATGGCGATTCCGCCCAGCGACATGATGTTGGCGTTGATGCCCTGGTAACGCATGACCGCGAACGCGATCAGCACGCCTACCGGTAGCGCGACGATGGCAACCATGGACGAGCGCAGGTGCCAGAGGAACGCGGCGCAGACCAATGCGACCACGATGAACTCTTCGATCAGTTTCTGGCTGAGATTGCGTACCGCCCGTTCGATCAGCTGGCTGCGGTCGTAGGTGATGACCACTTCGACTCCGTCGGGAAGGCTCTTTTCCAACTCGTCGAGCTTGGCCTTCACGGCGGCGATGGTGTCACGCGCGTTCTTCCCGCTGCGCAGGATCACTACGCCGCCGACAGTTTCCCCCTCGCCATCGAGCTCGGCGATGCCCCGGCGCATCTCCGGCCCGAGCTGGATCGTCGCCACATCGCCGAGGGTGACGGGGGTACCCTCG
This window contains:
- a CDS encoding efflux RND transporter permease subunit, whose translation is MIEKLIRWSVANRFLVLLATLFAVVWGVWSLRSTPIDALPDLSDVQVIIRTPYPGQAPQIVENQVTYPLTTTMLSVPGAKTVRGFSFFGDSFVYVLFEDGTDLYWARSRVLEYLNQVQGRLPAAAKPALGPDATGVGWIFQYALVDRSGNHDLAKLRALQDWFLKFELKTLPNVAEVASVGGMVRQYQVQVDPIRLAGLGITQREVTEAIGKANQETGGAVLELGEAEFMVRASGYLKTLADFRAVPLKLTPEGTPVTLGDVATIQLGPEMRRGIAELDGEGETVGGVVILRSGKNARDTIAAVKAKLDELEKSLPDGVEVVITYDRSQLIERAVRNLSQKLIEEFIVVALVCAAFLWHLRSSMVAIVALPVGVLIAFAVMRYQGINANIMSLGGIAIAIGAMVDAAVVMIENAHKRIEAWNASHPHETLRADQHWRVMTDAAVEVGPALFFSLMIITLSFIPVFSLEAQEGRLFGPLAFTKTYAMAAAAGLSVTLIPVLMGYWIRGQLPAEQRNPLNRGLIRLYQPVLDAVLRHPRTTLAIALLTFLTTLWPVSRLGGEFLPPLDEGDLLYMPSALPGLSVQKASELLQQTDRLIKTVPEVEGVSGKAGRAESATDPAPLEMFETTVRFKPKDQWRAGMTSEKLVEELDRVVKVPGLTNIWIPPIRNRIDMLATGIKSPIGVKVAGTNLAEIDQVTQAVERAARTVPGVTSALAERLTGGRYIDVDIDRQAAARYGMNIADVQAIVAGAIGGENIGETVEGLARYPINLRYPREWRDTVGALEQLPIYTSQGGQITLGTVARIRITDGPPMLKSENARPSGWVYIDVRGRDLASVVADLRQAVEGSVRLMPGMSLSYSGQFEFLERANARLKLVVPATLAIIFVLLYLTFGRVDEALLIMATLPFALTGGVWFLYLMGFNLSVATGVGFIALAGVAAEFGVIMVLYLKNAWIDKQAAGHSTNEALRGAIREGAVQRVRPKAMTVAVIIAGLLPILWSGGTGSEVMSRIAVPMVGGMITAPLLSLFVIPAAYWLMRRRPQPHPTSQTTLGEAS
- a CDS encoding metalloregulator ArsR/SmtB family transcription factor; this translates as MFSALTPSDLFKCLSDETRARAALLIAQEGELCVCELVCALGDGQPKISRHLAQLRGCGLLLDRRQGQWVYYKLNPDLPEWAHGVLQTTLEANAVWLRQDSFRLQQMGDRPVRSAACC
- a CDS encoding arylsulfatase, which codes for MKRSGRWITTFALAATAALGICTVNAADKPNILVIFGDDIGQTNISAYGKGVVGYQTPNIDRIAKEGMMFTDYYAENSCTAGRSTFITGQASLRTGLSKVGMPGVPVGLQARDVTIAQALKAHGYATGQFGKNHLGDRDEYLPTNHGFDEFFGNLYHLNAEEEPERPYWPKDDPAFVKAASPRGVIKSSADGKVEDTGALTRKRMETIDDETTQAAINFIDKQVKANKPFFVWMNTTRMHAFTHIRDSMKGQSGMAGNDYADGMLEHDGDVGKLLKTLDDLKITDNTIVVYTTDNGPNQWSWPDAATTPFRNEKNSNWEGAFRVPAIIRWPGKVKPDTISTQMFSGLDWFPTLLAAVGDADIKERLLKGTDLGGKTFKVHLDGYNQLDYLTGKTDKSARNEFYYFNDDGELVSMRFENWKIVWCEQRAPGGLQVWSEPFTCLRVPKLFNLRMDPYERADIVSDQYYDWLTKNDYLIFQGTQKAAAFLQTFVDYPPSQRPASFSIDQIRENVDKKIEEKMKQQ
- a CDS encoding arsenic transporter gives rise to the protein MISAFVIFAITITLVIWQPKGLGVGWSASFGALLALVTGVVSVGDIPTVWDIVWNATATFIAVIIISLLLDEAGFFQWSALHVARWAKGSGRRLFAFTVLLGAAVSALFANDGAALILTPIVISMLMALRFSAASTLAFVMAAGFIADTASLPLVVSNLVNIVSADYFDLGFSEYAAVMVPVNLVSVAATLCALLLFFRRDIPSTYDLAQLKDPQLAIRDRATFRVGWCVLAALLLGLFALEPLGIPISIVAAACATVLFAVAARGHVIATRRVLREAPWQVVIFSLGMYLVVYGLKNAGLTNYLTAALDALAGYGVWGAALGTGLLTALLSSVMNNMPTVLVGALSIQATDASDVVRDAMVYANVIGCDLGPKITPIGSLATLLWLHVLERKGIRITWGYYFRVGILLTLPVLLITLSALALRLSL
- a CDS encoding copper-binding protein produces the protein MRTALGAAAALVLASALPALADDMPGMNMDSMPTEPSRARAQIAEANGTVKAVDVAKGTITISHGAVPTLKWPPMTMAFAASQEQLKRVEAGENVTFAFKVKA
- a CDS encoding fused MFS/spermidine synthase codes for the protein MSSAASSSRARSRATAREDARKRLPLQILIPAALLFISGGAALVYQVLWVKQLSLVVGVEVYAVTTGISAFFAGLALGGLVFGRWADRLRRPVRLYALLELAVAVLGVGAALALANSAGLFARLEDRIGLLAWLLPFLLVGLPAFLMGGTLPVLVRSLTPADGQMGEAGGRLYAANTAGAIAGTLLAAFVLLPQLGVTGSAFAAACLNLAAAAGAWLFRRSDDLPAQPPVSARMPRSPAARLAIALYCVAGGVALGYEVVWSQSIVQFMSTRTFAFAMVLATYLTGLVLGSALYARRADRIRDPWGLFGLLIAAAGLIALLQVAGLGRWLVIAQTQMEMLVLQVTGNELAGMCARFATAALSMVFLPTTLLGAAFPLALRLAVDSGHVGRDVGVVVALNTLGGIIGVMLTGFLLVPGVGLVRTLAVLAVLAALVGCIAAWRGAEVGPSMRGTILALAVTTLAIAVLTPPQRLAELLPGARNGQITFYEEGRGGTVAVVTQGRQGREFSRLYIQGVSNTGDAMPSLRYMRLQALLPLLIHRQEPQSALVIGFGTGITAGAMLRYPGLQRPVVAELLPEVLAAAPLFKGNFDAVNDPRLDIRLRDGRRELLRSAERYDLVTLEPPPPSAAGVVNLYSRDFYQLAASRLQVGGLVAQWLPLPTQNDEDSRSLVRSFLDVFPHASLWTTEFHEMLLIGSLEPQELDVARIRQRFEQPEVAAALGAVGVDSAAALLATWVTDRDGLERYAGDALAVTDDRPRIEYASWVRSKEITRVLPELLALRTTPPLVNADAGFRGAVDDQWRSLARFYALTLHAYNGNRQAWARETRELARSDGNNPYYRWFIGNGL